One window of the Sporichthyaceae bacterium genome contains the following:
- a CDS encoding transcriptional repressor — MAEPHAHHDEPDWRVTLREKGYRLTPQRELVLAAVMELEHATPEQVATQVQRTASGINISTVYRTLELLEELGLVRHAHLGHGAPSYHPAGHHQ, encoded by the coding sequence ATGGCCGAGCCGCACGCCCACCACGACGAGCCGGACTGGCGCGTCACCCTGCGGGAGAAGGGCTATCGGCTCACCCCGCAACGCGAACTGGTGTTGGCCGCGGTGATGGAGTTGGAACACGCCACCCCCGAGCAGGTCGCCACGCAGGTGCAACGCACCGCCAGCGGCATCAACATCTCCACCGTCTACCGCACCCTGGAGTTGCTCGAGGAGCTCGGCCTGGTCCGCCATGCCCACCTCGGGCACGGGGCGCCGTCCTACCATCCGGCCGGGCACCACCAGCA
- a CDS encoding FABP family protein — protein MFEIPPDLHPLCVPLAFLLGAWEGEGVVEYPTIQRTLFGQRIEFSQNGKPFLYYTSRTWALDEDGKPLRPLAMETGFWRPGEGGVLEVLLTHPTGFLEALEGEIRGPVIEIATRKVVKVESAKDYRRGHRLYGLVEGRLGWVYEMEAMGLPLQPHVSAQLERA, from the coding sequence GTGTTCGAGATCCCGCCGGACCTGCATCCGCTCTGCGTGCCGCTGGCGTTCCTGCTCGGCGCGTGGGAGGGCGAGGGCGTCGTGGAGTACCCGACGATCCAGCGCACGCTGTTCGGGCAGCGCATCGAGTTCTCGCAGAACGGCAAGCCGTTCCTGTACTACACGAGCCGCACCTGGGCGCTGGACGAGGACGGGAAGCCGCTGCGCCCGCTGGCCATGGAGACCGGCTTCTGGCGGCCCGGTGAGGGGGGCGTGCTCGAGGTGCTGCTCACCCACCCGACCGGCTTCTTGGAGGCGCTGGAGGGCGAGATCCGCGGCCCGGTCATCGAAATCGCCACGCGCAAAGTGGTGAAGGTGGAGTCCGCGAAGGACTACCGGCGCGGGCATCGGCTCTACGGGCTGGTCGAGGGTCGGCTGGGGTGGGTGTACGAGATGGAGGCCATGGGGCTGCCTCTGCAGCCACACGTCTCGGCGCAGCTCGAACGGGCCTGA
- a CDS encoding SigE family RNA polymerase sigma factor has protein sequence MDQTRRDDEFRQYVLHRRPDLLRTATLLGAGDPHLGEDLVQITLTRLYVAWPRVRPQTRDAYVHRALVNAAIDEGRRRKRRPEIPTETMPDRPAPELPDALTDGPLREALGALPSRMRAAVVLVHWLDLDTDAAAAALGCRAGTVKSQASRGVAKLRILLDAHPYATSGGTR, from the coding sequence ATGGACCAGACCCGCCGCGATGATGAGTTCCGCCAGTACGTCCTGCACCGCCGCCCCGACCTGCTGCGCACCGCAACGCTGCTCGGCGCGGGCGACCCTCACCTGGGCGAGGATCTCGTCCAGATCACCCTGACCAGGTTGTATGTGGCCTGGCCCCGGGTGCGGCCGCAGACCCGCGACGCCTACGTGCACCGCGCGTTGGTGAACGCGGCCATCGACGAAGGGCGTCGCCGCAAACGGCGCCCGGAGATCCCCACCGAGACGATGCCCGATCGGCCCGCGCCGGAACTGCCCGACGCGCTCACCGACGGCCCGCTGCGCGAGGCGCTGGGTGCACTGCCCAGCCGTATGCGCGCCGCGGTCGTGCTCGTGCACTGGCTCGACCTGGACACCGACGCCGCCGCCGCCGCACTGGGCTGCCGGGCCGGGACCGTGAAGAGCCAGGCCTCGCGGGGTGTCGCCAAGTTGCGCATCCTGCTCGACGCCCACCCCTACGCCACCTCCGGAGGTACCCGATGA
- a CDS encoding DsrE family protein codes for MSRSLVVKVTAGADAPERCSQAFTVAAVAAASGVPVSLWLTGESAWFALPGRAAEFDLPHAQPLPELIDTILTSGQITLCTQCAARRDIKPDDVLPGIRIAGAAVFVTEALAENAQALVY; via the coding sequence ATGAGCCGATCCCTCGTGGTCAAGGTCACCGCCGGCGCTGATGCACCGGAACGCTGCAGCCAGGCGTTCACGGTCGCCGCGGTGGCCGCCGCCTCGGGTGTCCCCGTTTCGCTGTGGCTGACCGGGGAGAGCGCTTGGTTCGCTCTCCCCGGTCGGGCCGCCGAGTTCGACTTGCCCCACGCGCAACCGCTGCCCGAACTGATCGACACCATTCTGACGTCCGGTCAGATCACCCTGTGCACCCAATGCGCCGCCCGCCGCGACATCAAACCCGACGACGTCCTCCCCGGCATCCGCATCGCCGGCGCCGCCGTCTTCGTCACTGAGGCCCTCGCCGAAAACGCCCAAGCCCTCGTCTACTAG
- a CDS encoding DUF1416 domain-containing protein produces the protein MCGATAGGPALGANVDPGKEAIIQGVVTKGGQPVAGAYVRLLDRTGEFTAEVPTSATGHFRFFAGPGEWTLRTLAPGAKADQAVTATIGSIAEVEVALPA, from the coding sequence ATGTGCGGCGCGACCGCGGGTGGCCCGGCGTTGGGCGCGAACGTGGACCCCGGCAAGGAGGCGATCATCCAGGGCGTGGTGACCAAGGGCGGCCAACCCGTGGCCGGCGCCTACGTCCGGCTGCTGGACCGCACCGGTGAGTTCACCGCGGAGGTCCCCACCTCCGCCACCGGCCACTTCCGGTTCTTCGCCGGCCCGGGGGAGTGGACGCTGCGCACCCTGGCCCCCGGCGCCAAGGCCGACCAAGCCGTAACTGCCACCATCGGCAGCATCGCCGAGGTCGAGGTCGCCCTCCCCGCCTGA
- a CDS encoding sulfurtransferase — translation MSRNDVLVDADWVEAHLDDPSVVLVEVDEDTSAYEKGHIRNAVRLDWKQDLQDAVRRDFVSKEQFEALLSSRGIGNDHTVVLYGGNNNWFAAYAYWYFKLYGHGDVKLLDGGRKKWELDSREQVTELPSRAATTYVAKPQDRSIRAFRSDVLDSLGKENLIDVRSPDEYAGRILAPAHLPQEQSQRGGHVPTAVNIPWSKAADDDGTFKSDAELTALYQDAGVDFGKDTIAYCRIGERSAHTWVVLHELLGQTNVRNYDGSWTEYGALVGVPITLGDNPGDPEGGVA, via the coding sequence ATGAGCCGCAATGACGTGCTCGTCGACGCCGACTGGGTCGAGGCACATCTCGACGACCCGAGCGTCGTCCTCGTCGAGGTCGACGAGGACACCAGCGCGTACGAGAAGGGGCACATCCGCAACGCGGTGCGCCTGGATTGGAAGCAGGACCTGCAGGACGCGGTGCGCCGCGACTTCGTGTCCAAGGAGCAGTTCGAGGCGTTGCTGTCCTCCCGGGGCATCGGCAACGACCACACCGTGGTGCTTTACGGCGGCAACAACAACTGGTTCGCGGCCTACGCGTACTGGTACTTCAAGCTCTACGGGCACGGTGATGTGAAGCTGCTGGACGGTGGCCGCAAGAAGTGGGAGCTGGACTCCCGCGAGCAGGTCACTGAGCTGCCCTCGCGTGCTGCCACGACGTACGTCGCGAAGCCCCAGGACCGCTCGATCCGCGCGTTCCGCTCCGACGTGCTGGACTCGCTGGGCAAGGAAAACCTGATCGACGTGCGTTCGCCGGACGAGTACGCCGGGCGGATCCTGGCGCCGGCGCACCTGCCGCAGGAGCAGTCGCAGCGGGGCGGGCACGTGCCGACCGCGGTGAACATTCCGTGGTCCAAGGCGGCCGATGACGACGGCACGTTCAAGTCCGACGCCGAGCTCACCGCGCTGTATCAAGACGCGGGCGTGGACTTCGGCAAGGACACCATCGCGTACTGCCGCATCGGCGAGCGTTCGGCGCACACCTGGGTCGTGCTGCACGAGCTGCTCGGCCAGACCAACGTGCGCAACTACGACGGCTCGTGGACCGAGTACGGCGCGCTGGTCGGCGTGCCGATCACCCTGGGCGACAACCCCGGTGACCCCGAGGGCGGGGTGGCCTGA
- a CDS encoding DUF2993 domain-containing protein, which yields MGKITVIVLIVLAVLALVADRGGQLAVERVAAGRIKTTLSTPDRPNVDLGGFPFLTELMRGRIRHAVIDVVDADGGKVQIARLHADLHGVSRHGDGITTEQISGDGLITYDALTEAAKPLRVDFGGSGLVRITTEVTVLGRELTASASGRPRIEGETLLIKPEQVDISETGDAGIAARQVPDIRVPLRDVPPNLNVTLDPQADGLHFSFSGDNVALSSKDQSAAGPALPVARLPRALVPFVA from the coding sequence TTGGGAAAGATCACCGTGATCGTGCTGATCGTGTTGGCCGTGTTGGCGCTGGTCGCCGACCGGGGGGGCCAGCTCGCGGTGGAGCGGGTGGCGGCCGGGCGGATCAAGACGACGCTGTCCACCCCGGATCGGCCGAATGTGGACCTGGGCGGCTTCCCGTTCCTGACCGAGCTGATGCGCGGCAGGATCCGGCATGCGGTGATCGACGTCGTGGATGCGGACGGCGGGAAGGTGCAGATCGCCCGGCTGCACGCGGACCTGCACGGGGTCAGTCGACACGGCGACGGGATCACCACCGAGCAGATCTCCGGCGACGGGTTGATCACCTATGACGCGCTGACCGAGGCCGCCAAGCCATTGCGGGTGGATTTCGGCGGGTCGGGACTGGTGCGGATCACCACCGAGGTCACCGTGCTGGGGCGAGAACTGACCGCCTCGGCGTCCGGGCGGCCGCGTATTGAGGGCGAGACGTTACTGATCAAGCCGGAGCAGGTGGACATCTCGGAGACCGGGGACGCCGGCATCGCCGCGCGTCAGGTGCCGGACATCCGGGTGCCCTTGCGCGACGTCCCGCCGAATCTGAACGTCACGCTGGATCCGCAGGCCGACGGACTCCATTTCAGCTTCTCCGGGGACAACGTCGCGCTGTCCAGCAAGGATCAATCGGCGGCCGGGCCGGCGCTCCCGGTGGCGCGGCTTCCCCGGGCGCTTGTGCCGTTCGTCGCTTGA
- a CDS encoding MoaD/ThiS family protein, whose protein sequence is MGSMAMGTIRYWAGARAAAGTETEPYSAGTLAEALDAARAERGPEFTRVLSVCSFLIDGDPVGTRPHGEVALPEGATVEVLPPFAGG, encoded by the coding sequence ATGGGTTCTATGGCAATGGGCACGATCAGGTATTGGGCCGGCGCCCGCGCGGCAGCCGGCACGGAGACCGAGCCGTACTCCGCGGGCACCCTGGCCGAGGCGCTGGACGCCGCGCGCGCCGAACGCGGGCCGGAGTTCACCCGGGTGCTGTCGGTGTGTTCCTTCCTCATCGACGGCGACCCGGTGGGCACCCGCCCGCACGGCGAGGTGGCGCTCCCCGAGGGCGCAACGGTGGAGGTGCTGCCGCCATTCGCCGGCGGATGA
- a CDS encoding response regulator transcription factor: MSTLLILSNAAQPATEVLPALGLLLHQVRLAPAEVSALLDVPPTDALLVDGRRDLPHVRGLCRLIRTTGITCPLLLIATEGGLAAVTADWGVDDVVLNTAGPAEVEARLRLAIGRLAGIANDDTPDEIRSGDLVIDEATYTAKVRNRYLDLTFKEFELLKFLAQHPGRVFTRAQLLQEVWGYDYFGGTRTVDVHVRRLRAKLGSEHESLIGTVRNVGYRFVVPSVTGNRATVDVELPDQSETADDPR; this comes from the coding sequence ATGAGCACCCTGCTGATATTGAGCAACGCAGCCCAACCGGCTACCGAGGTGCTGCCCGCGCTCGGACTGCTGCTGCACCAGGTGCGCCTGGCGCCCGCGGAGGTCTCCGCGCTGCTCGATGTGCCGCCCACCGATGCGCTGCTCGTCGACGGCCGCCGGGACCTGCCGCACGTGCGCGGGCTGTGCCGGCTGATCCGCACCACCGGCATCACCTGCCCGCTGCTGTTGATCGCCACCGAGGGTGGGTTGGCCGCGGTCACCGCCGACTGGGGTGTGGACGACGTCGTGCTCAACACCGCGGGCCCGGCCGAGGTTGAGGCCCGGTTGCGGCTGGCCATCGGCCGGTTGGCCGGCATCGCCAATGACGACACCCCGGACGAGATCCGCAGCGGCGACCTGGTGATCGACGAGGCCACCTACACCGCCAAGGTTCGCAACCGCTACCTGGACCTCACGTTCAAGGAGTTCGAGCTGCTCAAATTCCTGGCCCAGCACCCGGGCCGGGTGTTCACCCGCGCCCAGCTGCTGCAGGAGGTCTGGGGCTACGACTACTTCGGCGGCACCCGCACCGTCGACGTGCACGTGCGTCGGCTGCGGGCGAAGTTGGGCAGCGAACACGAGTCGCTGATCGGCACGGTGCGCAACGTGGGCTACCGATTCGTGGTGCCCAGCGTCACCGGCAATCGGGCCACCGTCGACGTCGAACTACCCGACCAGTCCGAGACCGCCGACGACCCGCGTTGA
- the mshD gene encoding mycothiol synthase → MSASATYPDAAARTAIADLTAAATAADGAGPFSEQIRLALDAALPDPTHLLVRDGERVIGYAQVWPDGISELAVHPDFRRRGHGRELLNQVRATVSAPRVWSYAGHPGADALAAEAGLTRVRELWRMRAPLPVGPTADPPGPVPLPDGVSVRTFDPASDAEAWLELNRLAFAGHSEQGRLTRADLDARMATDWFDPSGFFLAERAGRLVGFHWTKEHPAGPDRPAAGEIYVLGVHPAEHGGGLGRALTRIGLRHLSSRGLTTALLYTDATNAPAVAVYRRMGFEVEASSVMFA, encoded by the coding sequence TTGAGCGCGTCGGCGACGTATCCGGACGCCGCGGCCCGGACCGCGATCGCGGATCTGACCGCGGCCGCGACCGCCGCTGATGGCGCCGGCCCGTTCTCGGAGCAGATTCGCCTGGCCCTGGACGCCGCCCTGCCCGACCCCACCCACCTGCTGGTCCGGGACGGCGAGCGGGTGATCGGCTACGCGCAGGTCTGGCCGGACGGCATTTCGGAGTTGGCGGTGCACCCCGACTTCCGCCGGCGCGGCCATGGCCGGGAGTTGCTCAACCAGGTCCGCGCCACGGTGTCGGCGCCGCGGGTGTGGTCCTACGCCGGTCATCCCGGCGCCGACGCGTTGGCCGCCGAGGCCGGGTTGACCCGGGTGCGGGAGCTGTGGCGGATGCGTGCCCCACTGCCGGTCGGGCCCACCGCCGACCCGCCGGGCCCGGTGCCGCTGCCCGACGGGGTCAGTGTGCGTACCTTCGACCCCGCCTCCGACGCCGAGGCCTGGCTGGAGCTCAACCGGCTCGCCTTCGCCGGCCACAGCGAGCAGGGCCGGCTGACCCGCGCGGACCTCGACGCCCGCATGGCCACCGACTGGTTCGACCCGTCCGGATTCTTCCTGGCCGAGCGTGCGGGTCGGTTGGTGGGCTTCCACTGGACCAAAGAGCACCCGGCCGGCCCGGATCGCCCCGCGGCCGGAGAGATCTACGTGCTCGGTGTGCACCCCGCCGAGCACGGCGGAGGTCTCGGCCGGGCACTCACCCGGATCGGGCTGCGCCACCTCAGCAGCCGCGGACTGACCACGGCGCTGCTGTACACGGATGCGACCAACGCCCCCGCGGTGGCGGTCTATCGCCGGATGGGCTTCGAGGTGGAGGCGAGCAGCGTGATGTTCGCCTGA
- a CDS encoding alkaline phosphatase D family protein has product MTSGLTAYPFTLGIASGDPAPDGFVLWTRLAPSPLDPDGLGGMDPGKDVRVQWQVAEDPGFANVVRGGEATAPAAEAHSLHIEVTGLRPGREYWYRFRNGMHISGMGHTRTAPAPGIPASIDFASTTCANFEHGYFTAYRYIAEAEPDLILNLGDYLYEYEAGFEAPPSGAVRPHVGEHLRTPADYRLRHAQYKTDLDLQAAHAVAPWLVVPDDHEVANNWAGDHAWDPADQPGFMAMRTAAFQAYWEHMPLRRSAHPAGSHMQLFRTVPWGRTAAFHLLDTRQYRDKQVCLTGDQLSCLDHVDLGRSIMGPAQEKWLDTQLHRQDAVWTLLAQQVMYTPAPKLIDSLGVPYPYPKMNIDCWDGYPGARQRLLDSVRSADVRNLVILTGDVHSHWATDIHSDLFRDRGRPIGSELVTTSISTMGDGTPTQSWARDTMRAFPYLKYYDGRRGWVRCRANAHELRADFHTLDKVSIPLSPAHIGASFVIEDGNPGLQRT; this is encoded by the coding sequence TTGACCTCGGGACTGACCGCCTACCCCTTCACGCTGGGCATCGCCTCCGGAGACCCTGCCCCGGACGGCTTCGTGCTCTGGACGCGACTGGCGCCCTCGCCGCTGGATCCCGACGGTCTGGGCGGCATGGATCCCGGCAAGGACGTCCGGGTGCAGTGGCAGGTGGCCGAGGACCCCGGTTTTGCCAACGTGGTGCGCGGCGGCGAGGCCACGGCGCCGGCCGCCGAGGCGCACTCGCTGCATATCGAGGTGACCGGGCTGCGGCCGGGCCGGGAGTACTGGTACCGATTCCGGAACGGAATGCACATTTCTGGCATGGGCCACACCCGCACCGCACCGGCGCCCGGCATTCCAGCGTCAATCGATTTCGCGAGCACCACTTGCGCGAATTTCGAGCACGGCTATTTCACCGCTTATCGCTACATTGCCGAGGCCGAACCGGACCTTATTCTCAATCTCGGTGATTACCTCTACGAGTACGAGGCGGGTTTCGAGGCCCCGCCCAGCGGCGCGGTACGTCCGCACGTCGGCGAGCACCTGCGCACGCCGGCCGATTACCGGCTGCGGCATGCGCAGTACAAGACCGATCTCGACCTGCAGGCCGCGCACGCGGTGGCGCCCTGGTTGGTCGTCCCGGACGACCATGAGGTGGCGAACAACTGGGCGGGCGACCATGCCTGGGATCCGGCCGATCAACCCGGTTTCATGGCCATGCGGACCGCGGCTTTCCAGGCCTACTGGGAGCACATGCCGCTGCGCCGCAGCGCCCACCCGGCCGGCTCGCACATGCAGCTGTTCCGTACCGTGCCATGGGGCCGCACCGCCGCGTTCCATCTGCTGGACACCCGGCAGTACCGGGACAAGCAGGTGTGTCTGACCGGCGACCAGCTGAGCTGCCTGGATCACGTGGACCTCGGCCGCAGCATCATGGGTCCGGCGCAGGAGAAGTGGCTGGACACCCAGCTGCACCGGCAGGACGCGGTGTGGACGCTGCTGGCCCAACAGGTGATGTACACGCCGGCGCCGAAGCTGATCGACTCCCTCGGGGTGCCCTACCCCTACCCCAAGATGAATATCGACTGCTGGGACGGTTACCCCGGCGCGCGGCAGCGCCTGTTGGACTCGGTCCGTTCGGCGGACGTGCGCAACCTGGTGATCCTCACCGGCGACGTGCACTCGCACTGGGCGACGGACATCCATTCCGACCTGTTCCGCGACCGCGGCCGTCCGATCGGGTCGGAGCTGGTCACCACCTCGATCAGCACCATGGGCGATGGAACACCGACCCAGTCGTGGGCGCGCGACACGATGCGTGCCTTCCCGTATCTGAAGTACTACGACGGGCGGCGGGGCTGGGTGCGTTGCCGGGCGAATGCGCACGAACTGCGCGCGGACTTCCACACCCTGGACAAGGTGTCCATCCCGCTGTCGCCGGCGCATATCGGGGCGTCGTTCGTGATCGAGGACGGGAACCCAGGCCTGCAACGGACCTGA
- a CDS encoding RNA degradosome polyphosphate kinase, with protein sequence MIEAMDTPDFPDAGSEPADTVPALPADRFLDREASWLEFNLRVLELAEDPAVPLLERARFLAIFAGNLDEFFMVRVAGLKRRIAAGVAVTSASGQQPREILDHILTHSAAAALRAARCFREELAPALAKTEIEILHWEDLEPAEQDQLRAMFRERVFPVLTPLAVDPAHPFPYISGLSLNLAVVVRNPATGRVNFARVKVPPSLPRFLAVSALRFVPLEDAIAAHLPELFAGMEVEAHHAFRVTRNADFEVEEDDTENLLQAIERELMRRRFGPPVRLEVEESIDPEIRDLLVRELGVAEAEVFPLPGPLDLAGLHAIADIDRSELKYPAFVPSTHPHLAEVETSKAADVFAAVRARDVLLHHPYDSFSTSVQAFIEQAAADPDVLAIKQTLYRTSGDSPIVDALIDAAEDGKQVVALVELKARFDERANIAWARKLEQVGAHVAYGQVGLKTHCKLALVVRQEGDRLRRYCHIGTGNYNPRTARTYEDFGLLTADPVVAEDVTHLFNALSGWSRGTSYRRLLVAPNSMRTGIISRIEAEVAHHRAGRPAAVWIKANSVVDEAIIDALYRASIAGLPIDVWTRGICAIRPGVPDLSSTIRVRSVLGRFLEHSRIYAFANGGDPEVWIGSADLMHRNLDRRVEVLVRLTSPDHITELTQLTETAFADQISAWRLGPTGQWTRHNVDDEGRPLTDLQDYLIRAKSRRRAEPA encoded by the coding sequence ATGATCGAAGCAATGGACACCCCGGATTTCCCCGACGCCGGCAGCGAACCGGCGGATACCGTGCCCGCTTTGCCTGCCGACCGCTTCCTGGACCGTGAGGCCAGCTGGTTGGAGTTCAACCTGCGGGTGCTCGAACTGGCCGAGGACCCGGCGGTTCCCCTGCTCGAGCGGGCGCGCTTCCTCGCGATCTTCGCCGGGAACCTCGACGAGTTCTTCATGGTCCGGGTGGCCGGCCTCAAGCGCCGCATCGCGGCCGGTGTCGCGGTCACCTCGGCCAGCGGGCAGCAGCCGCGCGAGATTCTCGACCACATCCTCACCCACTCCGCGGCCGCTGCGCTGCGTGCCGCTCGTTGCTTCCGCGAGGAGCTGGCCCCGGCGCTGGCCAAGACCGAGATCGAGATCCTGCACTGGGAGGACCTGGAGCCGGCCGAGCAGGACCAACTGCGCGCGATGTTCCGAGAACGAGTGTTCCCGGTGCTCACTCCGCTGGCGGTGGACCCCGCCCACCCGTTCCCCTATATCTCCGGACTCTCGCTGAACCTGGCGGTCGTGGTGCGCAACCCGGCCACCGGCCGGGTCAACTTCGCCCGGGTCAAGGTGCCACCCTCGTTGCCACGGTTCCTCGCGGTCTCCGCGCTGCGCTTCGTCCCGCTCGAGGACGCCATCGCCGCCCACCTGCCCGAGTTGTTCGCGGGCATGGAGGTCGAGGCGCACCATGCCTTCCGGGTCACCCGCAACGCCGACTTCGAGGTCGAGGAGGACGACACCGAGAACCTCCTGCAGGCCATCGAACGCGAACTGATGCGCCGCCGGTTCGGCCCACCGGTGCGTCTGGAGGTCGAGGAGAGCATCGATCCGGAGATTCGCGACCTGCTGGTCCGCGAACTCGGCGTGGCCGAGGCCGAGGTGTTCCCGCTGCCCGGCCCGCTGGACCTGGCCGGCCTGCACGCGATCGCCGACATCGACCGCTCCGAGCTGAAGTACCCGGCGTTCGTTCCGTCCACCCACCCCCACCTCGCGGAGGTGGAGACGTCCAAGGCGGCCGACGTGTTCGCCGCGGTGCGCGCCCGCGACGTGCTGCTGCACCACCCCTACGACTCGTTCTCCACCAGCGTGCAGGCGTTCATCGAGCAGGCCGCGGCGGACCCGGACGTGCTGGCCATCAAGCAGACGCTGTACCGAACCAGCGGTGATTCGCCGATCGTCGACGCACTCATCGACGCCGCCGAGGACGGCAAGCAGGTGGTCGCCCTGGTCGAGCTCAAGGCCCGGTTCGACGAGCGGGCCAACATCGCCTGGGCGCGCAAGCTGGAGCAGGTGGGCGCGCACGTCGCCTACGGCCAGGTCGGCCTGAAGACCCACTGCAAGCTGGCGCTGGTGGTGCGCCAGGAGGGCGATCGGCTGCGCCGCTACTGCCACATCGGCACCGGCAACTACAACCCGCGTACCGCCCGTACCTACGAGGACTTCGGCCTGCTCACCGCCGACCCGGTGGTGGCCGAGGACGTCACGCACCTGTTCAACGCGCTGTCCGGTTGGTCGCGCGGCACCTCCTACCGCAGGCTGCTGGTGGCGCCCAACTCGATGCGCACCGGGATCATCAGTCGCATTGAGGCCGAGGTGGCCCACCACCGCGCGGGCCGTCCGGCCGCGGTGTGGATCAAGGCCAACTCGGTGGTCGACGAGGCGATCATCGACGCGTTGTACCGGGCCTCGATCGCCGGTCTGCCGATCGACGTGTGGACCCGCGGCATCTGCGCGATCCGACCCGGCGTGCCGGATTTGTCCAGCACGATCCGGGTACGCAGCGTGCTGGGTCGGTTCCTGGAGCACTCGCGGATCTACGCGTTCGCCAACGGCGGTGACCCGGAGGTGTGGATCGGCAGCGCCGACCTGATGCACCGCAACCTGGATCGACGGGTGGAGGTACTGGTGCGGCTGACCAGCCCGGACCACATCACCGAGCTGACCCAACTGACCGAAACCGCGTTCGCCGACCAGATCAGCGCCTGGCGGCTGGGCCCGACCGGGCAGTGGACCCGGCACAACGTCGACGACGAGGGTCGTCCGCTGACCGACCTGCAGGACTACTTGATCCGGGCGAAGTCGCGCCGCCGTGCCGAACCGGCGTGA
- a CDS encoding phosphoglycerate mutase family protein: protein MTPTVIVLRHGHAVSRADWSGPDRDRPLRPSGRRQATALVGVVRGHDIRHVLSSPATRCVQTIAEGLTAADVHAELLPGLDEEATAAQFAHAAAAVAGLLTGESNALVCSHRPVLPGLFAAVAGAGGPPPPTEPLRPGEFIVIRGADVLSRGRS from the coding sequence GTGACCCCGACAGTGATCGTGCTGCGGCACGGTCATGCGGTTTCCCGCGCTGACTGGTCCGGCCCGGACCGCGACCGACCGCTGCGTCCGAGCGGACGCCGGCAGGCCACCGCCCTGGTGGGCGTGGTGCGCGGTCACGACATCCGTCACGTGCTCAGCTCGCCGGCCACCCGGTGCGTGCAGACCATCGCCGAGGGGTTGACCGCCGCCGACGTGCACGCGGAATTGTTGCCGGGGCTCGACGAGGAGGCCACCGCGGCGCAGTTTGCGCACGCCGCCGCTGCCGTGGCCGGTCTGCTCACCGGGGAGTCCAACGCGCTGGTGTGCAGCCATCGCCCGGTGCTGCCCGGGCTGTTCGCCGCGGTGGCCGGAGCGGGCGGACCACCGCCACCAACCGAACCACTGCGACCGGGGGAATTCATCGTGATCCGTGGGGCGGACGTGCTCAGCCGTGGTCGTAGTTGA